A window of Xiphophorus hellerii strain 12219 chromosome 7, Xiphophorus_hellerii-4.1, whole genome shotgun sequence contains these coding sequences:
- the smarcal1 gene encoding SWI/SNF-related matrix-associated actin-dependent regulator of chromatin subfamily A-like protein 1, producing the protein MSNQLTAEQQRKIEENRRKALERRAQRLGQQTSAGFNGASVQTNFPKQSENHRNPPLSVPPRFIPPFKKDSQISSNQVHRPNQQPLPGTTSNQVNKDTPNNLSRQVTAPPRTNQHLQSLGSSGGGSVGVKPVQAISVRSRSAAGSFYKPPSIPAAQPPPSCTTSAAAKKAAISVRGKCVPHAEDRFKVEVGYHAELIAVFKSIPSKNYDPATKTWNFSLDDYTQLMDQAAAIPSVTLRPLEGIGALDSAPSRPCDGAALAALLKLCNGWQKPGASVQGQCILVSQTRFEVDIPYHADVIAVFKQMPTKNYDMKTRKWSFSLEDYKRLMDLLSGMAGVEVEPLPRAVIQTFAARLNGTIAKTSDVPEADLSSIDPTLTSTLMPFQKEGVNFAVSKQGRLLLADDMGLGKTVQAICIAAYYRNEWPLLVVTPSSVRFTWAEAFRRWLPSLSPDSISVAVKAKENMRSGLVNIVSYDLLSRMDKQHAGPPFNVLIMDESHFLKNIKTARCKAALPLLKAAKRVILLSGTPAMSRPCELYTQILAVRPSLFPRLHEFGVRYCDARQHQQKNWGWDYSGSSNLGELKLLLEEGLMLRRLKSDVLSQLPSKQRKVVTVTIEGVSGRMKAALSAAAKQLAKTNRSKMEEKQALLVFYNHTAEAKLQAIMEYITDMLECGREKFLVFAHHKLVLDHITTELLKKNISFIRIDGATPSAERQQLCEKFQFSSKSCVAVLSVTAANMGLTLHSADLVIFAELFWNPGVLIQAEDRVHRIGQTSNVDIHYLVAKGTADDHLWPIIQAKMSVLKEVGLSESNLSDKAENESFHLKDPNQKSIMEMFQRSFSEEDDFDEAILMEAANDWKDAPPEAEPAPYCTGTSFSKDPNKKTIKDFFTR; encoded by the exons ATGTCCAACCAGCTGACTGCAGAGCAGCAGCGGAAGATTGAGGAGAACAGACGGAAAGCTTTGGAGCGAAGAGCCCAAAGACTCGGACAGCAGACTTCAGCGGGATTTAATGGTGCTTCAGTGCAGACAAATTTCCCCAAGCAGAGCGAAAATCACAGAAATCCTCCTTTGTCTGTACCACCACGGTTTATCCCACCTTTTAAAAAAGACTCACAGATAAGCAGTAATCAGGTCCATAGACCAAACCAACAGCCGCTACCTGGTACCACTAGCAATCAAGTCAACAAAGATACTCCGAATAACTTGTCCAGACAG GTTACTGCTCCTCCTCGGACAAATCAGCACTTGCAAAGCCTTGGGTCATCTGGTGGAGGAAGTGTTGGTGTGAAGCCAGTCCAGGCCATTTCTGTCAGATCTAGAAGTGCAGCTGGTTCATTCTACAAGCCACCCAGCATACCTGCAGCGCAGCCTCCTCCAAGCTGCACCACATCGGCTGCTGCAAAGAAGGCTGCCATCTCTGTGAGAGGGAAGTGTGTACCTCATGCAGAGGATCGTTTCAAGGTGGAAGTGGGCTATCATGCAGAGCTTATTGCCGTTTTTAAGTCCATCCCTTCCAAGAACTATG ATCCTGCCACAAAAACATGGAACTTCAGTCTGGATGACTACACACAGCTGA TGGACCAGGCAGCTGCCATTCCCTCGGTTACTCTGAGACCGCTGGAGGGAATCGGAGCTTTGGACTCGGCGCCCAGCCGACCCTGTGACGGTGCAGCACTGGCGGCGCTGCTGAAGCTGTGTAATGGCTGGCAGAAACCCGGTGCCAGTGTGCAAGGGCAGTGCATCCTGGTGTCGCAGACAAGGTTTGAGGTTGACATCCCTTACCATGCTGATGTCATCGCAGTGTTTAAGCAGATGCCAACAAAAAACTATG ACATGAAGACACGAAAGTGGAGCTTTTCACTCGAGGACTACAAGAGACTGA TGGATTTGCTCAGTGGGATGGCAGGAGTGGAGGTGGAGCCTCTTCCCAGGGCAGTAATCCAAACGTTCGCTGCCAGGCTTAACGGGACCATCGCCAAGACTTCAGACGTCCCCGAGGCGGACCTCTCAAGCATCGACCCCACCCTCACCTCCACCCTTATGCCCTTCCAGAAGGAGGGAGTCAA CTTTGCGGTGTCTAAGCAAGGCCGCCTCCTCCTGGCTGATGACATGGGCTTGGGAAAGACGGTGCAGGCCATCTGTATAGCGGCCTACTACAGGAATGAGTGGCCCTTATTGGTGGTGACGCCTTCATCTGTTCGATTCACCTGGGCTGAG GCCTTCAGACGCTGGCTCCCCTCCCTTAGTCCCGACAGCATCAGCGTGGCGGTAAAGGCCAAAGAAAACATGAGGTCTGGTTTGGTCAACATCGTCAGCTACGACCTGTTGAGCAGGATGGACAAGCAGCACGCAGGTCCTCCCTTTAACGTTCTCATTATG GACGAGTCTCACTTCCTGAAGAACATAAAGACGGCTCGTTGCAAAGCCGCCTTACCTCTGCTGAAG GCGGCGAAGAGAGTGATCCTTCTGTCTGGGACCCCCGCGATGTCCAGACCTTGTGAGCTCTACACTCAGATTCTGGCTGTCAGACCTTCACTTTTCCCTCGCCTCCATGAGTTTGGGGTGCGCTACTGTGATGCCCGGCAG CACCAGCAGAAGAACTGGGGCTGGGACTACTCAGGCTCCTCTAATCTGGGAGAGCTAAAGCTGTTGTTGGAGGAGGGTCTGATGCTGCGCCGCCTCAAGTCTGATGTCCTGTCCCAGCTCCCGTCCAAGCAGCGCAAGGTGGTCACAGTAACCATAGAAGGGGTCAGTGGCCGGATGAAAGCTGCCCTGTCGGCTGCAGCCAAGCAGCTGGCCAAAACTAATCGCAGT aaaatgGAGGAGAAACAGGCTCTGCTCGTCTTCTACAACCACACAGCTGAAGCCAAGCTGCAGGCCATTAT GGAATATATCACAGACATGCTGGAGTGCGGCAGGGAGAAGTTTCTCGTATTTGCCCACCACAAATTAGTCCTGGATCACATCACCACCGAACTGCTTAAAAAG AACATCAGCTTCATTCGCATCGATGGGGCGACTCCATCAGCAGAGCGGCAGCAGCTGTgtgaaaagtttcagttttcGTCCAAGTCCTGCGTGGCCGTGTTGTCCGTCACTGCAGCTAACATGGGTCTCACCCTGCACTCTGCAGATCTGGTGATCTTTGCTGAGCTTTTCTGGAACCCAGGG GTTCTCATTCAGGCGGAGGACAGGGTTCATCGTATTGGACAGACTAGCAATGTCGACATTCATTACCTGGTTGCCAAAGGAACTGCTGATGATCATCTGTG GCCAATAATTCAGGCTAAAATGAGCGTGTTGAAAGAGGTGGGTCTGTCTGAATCCAACCTTTCGGACAAAGCTGAGAACGAAAGCTTCCACTTAAAG GACCCGAATCAGAAGAGCATCATGGAGATGTTCCAGAGATCTTTCTCTGAGGAAGACGACTTTGATGAGGCCATCCTAATGGAGGCTGCAAACGACTGGAAGGACGCTCCACCAGAAGCGGAGCCTGCTCCATACTGCACTGGCACCAGTTTTAGCAAAGATCCcaacaaaaagacaataaaagactTCTTCACCAGATGA